One region of Cheilinus undulatus linkage group 4, ASM1832078v1, whole genome shotgun sequence genomic DNA includes:
- the sec23b gene encoding protein transport protein Sec23B yields MATYQEFIQQNEDRDGVRFSWNLWPSSRLEATRLVVPVSCLFTPLKERPDLPPVQYEPVLCSRANCKAVLNPLCQVDFRAKIWACNFCFQRNPFPPSYAGISEVNQPAELMPQFSTIEYIVQRGPPAPLIFLYVVDTCLEEEDLQALKESLQMSLSLLPPNALVGLITFGRMVQVHELSCEGIAKSYVFRGTKDLSSKQIQEMLGLTKPGAAGQQGRPPVPQDAGPSCKFLQPVHRVDMNLTDLLGELQRDPWPVPQGKRPLRSTGVALSVAVGLLEGTYPNTGARVMLFIGGPPTQGPGMVVGDELKTPIRSWHDIQKDNARHLKKATKYYEAMANRSAANGHSIDIYACALDQTGLLEMKCLSNLTGGHIVMGDSFNTSLFKQTFQRVFSKDYNGDFRMAFGGILEVKTSREVKVCGAIGPCVSLNSKGSCVSENEMGVGGTSQWKMCSLNPSTTLGMYFEVVNQHNAPVPQGGRGVIQFVTQYQHSNTQRRIRVTTVARNWADAQSQIQHIESSFDQEAAAVLMARLGVFRAESEEGPDVLRWLDRQLIRLCQKFGQFNKEDPTSFRLSESLSLYPQFMFHLRRSPFLQVFNNSPDESSYYRHHFVRQDLTQSLIMIQPILYSYSFYGPPEPVLLDSSSILPDRILLMDTFFQLVIYHGETIAQWRKAGYQEMAEYENFKQLLQAPLDDAQEILQTRFPMPRYIDTEHGGSQARFLLSKVNPSQTHNNLYTWGQETGAPILTDDVSLQVFMDHLKKLAVSSSA; encoded by the exons ATGGCGACCTACCAGGAGTTCATCCAACAAAACGAAGACAGGGATGGAGTGAGATTCAGCTGGAACCTCTGGCCTTCTAGCCGTTTGGAAGCTACCAGGCTAGTGGTCCCCGTCTCCTGTCTCTTCACACCTCTCAAGGAGAGGCCTGACCTACCTCCAGTTCAGTACGAACCAGTCCTTTGCAGCCGAGCCAACTGCAAGGCAGTGCTCAATCCACTATG TCAAGTTGACTTCAGGGCAAAAATATGGGCTTGCAACTTCTGCTTCCAGAGAAACCCA tTTCCTCCCTCTTACGCAGGCATTTCAGAAGTGAACCAGCCAGCTGAACTCATGCCACAGTTTTCTACCATTGAGTACATAGTGCAG CGTGGACCCCCAGCCCCTCTGATTTTCCTTTATGTGGTAGACACATGCTTGGAAGAGGAAGACCTCCAGGCTTTGAAAGAGTCCTTGCAGATGTCCCTCAGTCTTCTGCCACCCAACGCCCTGGTGGGCCTCATCACATTTGGGCGCATGGTCCAGGTCCACGAGCTCAGCTGTGAGGGGATTGCAAAGAGTTATGTGTTCAGGGGTACCAAGGACCTCTCCTCCAAACAGATTCAG gAGATGCTGGGTCTAACAAAGCCAGGAGCAGCAGGACAACAAGGGCGCCCACCTGTACCTCAGGATGCTGGACCCTCTTGCAA GTTTCTTCAGCCTGTGCACAGAGTGGACATGAATCTGACAGACTTGCTCGGTGAGCTGCAGAGAGACCCATGGCCTGTTCCTCAGGGCAAAAGACCGCTTCGCTCCACTGGTGTTGCACTGTCTGTTGCTGTTGGTCTGCTGGAG GGCACATACCCCAACACAGGGGCCCGTGTGATGCTGTTTATTGGAGGACCTCCTACTCAGGGCCCAGGCATGGTGGTTGGAGATGAGCTGAAAACCCCCATCCGCTCATGGCATGACATCCAGAAAGACAATGCTCGCCATTTGAAGAAAGCCACCAAG TACTATGAAGCCATGGCAAACCGCTCAGCAGCAAATGGCCACAGTATTGATATCTATGCTTGTGCtctggaccaaactggactgctgGAGATGAAGTGCCTGTCTAATCTCACTGG AGGGCACATTGTGATGGGAGACTCCTTCAATACATCCTTGTTCAAACAGACCTTCCAGAGGGTCTTTAGCAAAGATTACAATGGAGACTTCCGCATGGCCTTTGGTGGCATCTTAGAAGTTAAG ACATCAAGGGAAGTGAAGGTTTGCGGTGCCATTGGACCGTGTGTCTCACTCAACTCCAAGGGTTCCTGCGTTTCAGAGAAT GAGATGGGTGTTGGTGGCACAAGCCAGTGGAAAATGTGCAGTCTCAACCCATCCACCACCCTGGGAATGTATTTTGAAGTAGTTAATCAG CACAATGCTCCAGTCCCCCAGGGAGGTCGAGGGGTGATCCAGTTTGTAACCCAGTACCAGCACTCCAACACACAGAGGAGGATACGGGTCACTACCGTTGCCAGAAA CTGGGCAGATGCACAGTCCCAAATCCAGCACATTGAGTCATCATTTGACCAAGAAGCAGCTGCTGTGCTCATGGCTCGTCTGGGGGTCTTCAGAGCAGAGTCAGAGGAGGGACCTGATGTCCTCCGTTGGCTTGACAGACAGCTCATCCGCCTG TGTCAGAAGTTTGGCCAGTTCAATAAAGAAGACCCTACATCATTCAGGCTGTCAGAGTCTCTGTCCCTCTACCCACAG tttatgTTCCATCTGCGGCGGTCACCCTTCCTGCAGGTCTTCAATAACAGCCCTGATGAGTCGTCATATTATAGGCACCACTTTGTCAGGCAGGACCTGACCCAGTCTCTGATCATGATCCAGCCCATCCTCTACTCATACTCCTTCTATGGACCACCAGAG CCTGTTCTCCTGGACAGTAGTAGCATCCTGCCAGACCGAATCCTTCTGATGGACACGTTCTTCCAGCTGGTTATTTACCATGGAGAG ACCATAGCACAGTGGCGAAAGGCAGGCTACCAGGAAATGGCAGAGTATGAGAACTTCAAACAACTGCTGCAGGCTCCTCTGGATGATGCTCAGGAGATCCTACAGACACGTTTTCCCATGCCACGCTACATTGACACAGAGCATGGAGGCTCTCAGGCTCGCTTCCTGCTCTCAAAAGTTAACCCATCACAGACCCACAACAACCTCTACACATGGGGACAG GAGACAGGAGCACCCATCCTCACTGATGACGTCAGCCTGCAGGTCTTCATGGACCACTTGAAGAAACTGGCTGTTTCCAGCTCTGCATAA
- the ccdc85al gene encoding coiled-coil domain containing 85A, like: MEKATPPPQPQLQLSIAKTESPAEDISGLTDEELLKWTKEDLVRRLRRSEADKMSVILDHGNLIREVNRSLQLHLNEIRGLKDINQKLQEDNRELRDLCCFLDDDRQKGKRVSREWQRLGRYSASIMRKEVTLYLQKLKELELRQEEVIRENIELKELCLLLDEERGVVGGGGGGSGGGVGMGGCRNSIDSQNSLLLVPGHGLLMRDVGDGSSTSSAGSADSSDHPHHKQPHLAPGVGGVNSSGGDKGSPELVHKPRCSSISGLAGGGLGDREVSSPELPPGRHRSTSLEYPYTLPQICRPRCGSISVPDHSRVMRGLSPEKYGRNIGGRSPEQHPKHHSSDLLLGQRQHFLGQGGSGDLYQRHNRSSISSTGCGSPEPRLAHLGTTDHLEKVKGGSPETQRHQYGMSPDHVKFGSPAREGQRRAAGDELSPHHRSIYNGMNALISAGCCTNNCRNVKLWDSFDASS, translated from the exons ATGGAGAAAGCGACTCCGCCGCCCCAGCCCCAGCTCCAGCTGTCGATAGCGAAGACTGAAAGTCCCGCGGAGGACATCTCCGGTCTGACCGACGAGGAGCTGCTCAAGTGGACTAAGGAGGACCTGGTACGACGGCTTAGACGGTCTGAGGCCGACAAGATGAGCGTGATTCTGGACCACGGGAATCTTATCCGGGAGGTCAATCGCAGCCTCCAGCTGCACTTGAACGAGATCAGGGGGCTGAAG gACATTAATCAGAAGCTGCAGGAGGACAACCGGGAGCTGCGGGACTTGTGCTGCTTTCTGGACGATGACAGGCAGAAAGGAAAGCGTGTGTCCAGGGAGTGGCAGCGTTTGGGACGCTACAGTGCCAGCATCATGCGCAAAGAGGTGACCCTGTACCTTCAAAAACTTAAGGAGTTGGAGCTTCGGCAGGAGGAGGTAATCAGGGAAAACATAGAACTGAAGGAGCTCTGCCTGCTGCTGGATGAGGAGAGGGGAGTGgttgggggaggagggggagggagtGGAGGGGGTGTAGGGATGGGAGGGTGCCGCAACTCTATAGACAGCCAGAATAGTTTGCTGCTGGTGCCTGGACATGGGCTCCTGATGAGAGATGTAGGAGATGGGAGCAGCACCTCCAGTGCAGGGAGCGCTGACAGCTCCGATCACCCACACCACAAGCAACCTCATCTGGCTCCAGGGGTGGGCGGAGTCAATAGTAGTGGTGGGGATAAAGGGAGCCCAGAGCTGGTACACAAACCAAGGTGTAGCAGTATTAGTGGATTAGCAGGTGGAGGTTTAGGGGACAGGGAGGTGTCCAGTCCTGAACTACCTCCAGGGCGCCATCGGAGTACAAGCCTGGAGTACCCATACACTCTGCCGCAGATCTGCCGGCCCCGCTGTGGCTCCATATCAGTGCCTGACCACAGTCGAGTCATGAGGGGCCTCAGCCCGGAGAAATACGGAAGGAACATAGGTGGACGGAGTCCTGAGCAACACCCTAAGCACCACAGCTCTGATCTGCTCCTGGGCCAGAGGCAACACTTCCTGGGTCAAGGAGGCAGTGGGGACCTCTATCAGAGACACAACAggagcagcatcagcagtactggCTGTGGGAGCCCCGAGCCCAGGCTGGCACATTTAGGGACCACAGATCACCTTGAAAAGGTCAAGGGAGGCAGCCCTGAAACTCAAAGGCACCAGTACGGTATGAGCCCTGACCACGTGAAGTTTGGCAGCCCTGCGAGGGAGGGGCAGAGAAGGGCGGCTGGAGATGAGCTGTCACCACATCATCGGAGCATCTACAATGGCATGAATG